The genomic stretch ACAACCTGCAGGGATACCGCGCCCTGATCGAGAAACTCGGAATCAGAAAATAAGTTACTTGTGTAAATAAATGAATATTCCCAACTGAAAACCGGTTGGGAATAATTCTTTTTACACAGCGCTTTTTTTACCATGATTTCAGCCAATTAGCACCTGTTTATTTTATTAACCGCGTCCCTGATCACAGCGCCCTTCCCACCTGATTGCTGTTGTTTCAGCAGGACCAAAAACTGAGATTATTATGCTCACTCAACCTATCAGCGTAACATTTGATATAGGTGGTGGTCGCATGGTGACCATCGAGACGGGCAAACTGGCCCGCCAAGCCCATGGATCTGTAACGGTCCGTCAGGGCAATTGTATCATCCTGGCAACTGTTGTTGCCAATAAAGAGCCTAAAGAAGGCCAGGACTTTTTCCCGCTCGTAGTGGATTATAATGAAAAGTTCGCTTCTGCAGGCCGTATCCCCGGTTCCTTCTTCAAGAGGGAAGGCAGGCTGAACGATTATGAAGTACTGATCAGCCGCCTCATTGACCGCGCCCTGCGCCCCCTGTTCCCCGAAGATTATCTCTGCGATGTGCAGGTACTGGTAACCCTGGTGTCCAGCGACAAAGAGGTGATGCCTGATGCCCTGGCCTGTCTGGCCGCATCTGCCGCACTCGCAGTATCCGATATTCCCATTAAAGAAATTATCTCCGAGGTCCGTGTAGGCCGTGTGGATGGCGCCTTCGTGGTGAACCCCAGCCGTACCGAACTGGCCAAGGCCGATATGGATTTCCTCATCGCAGCTACTGAAAAGAACCTGATGATGGTGGAAGGCGAAGCAGAAGAATGCATGGAAGAAGAACTGGTGAAAGCACTGGAGATCGCCCATGATGCTATCCGCATCCAGATCAAAGCGCAGGAAGAACTGCGTGATAAAGCCGGAGCAGGCGCCAAACGTGATTATACCAAACCTGTACAGGACGAAGCGCTGCAACAGAAAGTGGCTGATTTCGCCGGTGCAAAGGTCACGGAGATCGCCAGGTCCGCTTCTTCCAAAAACGATCGCTCCAATGCCTTCGACGAGCTGAAAAAAGCACTGATCGAAAGCCTGGGCACAGAAGTGGAAGATATCACTAAAAAACTGGCCAAGAAATATTTCGAAGACCTGAAATGGGAACTGGTGCGTAATGTGATCCTGGACGACCGTACACGTCTTGACGGCCGTAAACTGGACCAGGTACGCCAGCTGAGCATGGAAGCCGATGTACTGCCTTCTCCCCACGGTTCCGCCCTGTTCACCCGCGGTGAAACGCAATCCCTCACCACGGTTACCCTGGGTACTCCCCTGGATGAGCTGCTGGTGGAAAGCGCAGCCACTTCAGACTACAGTAAGTTCATCCTCCATTATAATTTCCCTCCCTTCTCTACCGGTGAGGTGAAAATGATGAGAGGCCCCGGCCGTCGGGAAGTTGGTCACGGTAACCTGGCCATGCGCTCCCTGAAAAAAATGATGCCCGGCACTGAATATCCCTATACTGTACGGGTAGTGAGTGATATCCTGGAATCCAATGGTTCCTCTTCCATGGCTACCGTTTGCGCCGGTTCACTGGCACTGATGGATGCAGGCGTTCCCTTCCCCAAACACGTGGGTGGTATCGCTATGGGTCTTATCACCCGCGCAACTGATAACAAATACGCCATCCTCTCCGATATCCTCGGTGATGAAGATCACCTGGGTGATATGGACTTCAAAGTGACCGGTACCCGCGAAGGTATCTGCGGTGTACAGATGGACATTAAAGTGGACGGCCTCAGCATGGACATCATGCGCGAAGCACTGGCACAGGCCCGCAACGGCCGCCTCCATATCCTGGAAGCCATGTACGAAGCCATGCCTGCCCACCGCGAAGAGGTGAAACCGCATGCTCCGAGAATGGAGAAACTCTTCATTGACAAAGAATTCATCGGCGCCGTGATTGGACCGCAGGGTAAGATCATCCAGGAGATCCAGCGCGAAACCGGTACTACCATCAACATCGAAGAAGTAGGTAACTATGGTGAAGTAAGCGTATTCAGCCCCGCCAAAGAAGGACTGGATAAAGCCGTTTCCTGGATCAAGGGCATTGTTGCCGTTCCGGAAATTGGTTCCGTTTATGAAGCCACCGTGAAAGGCATCAAGGAATTTGGCGCCTTCGTGGAATTCCTGCCCGGCAAACAGGGACTGCTGCACATCAGCGAGATCTCCTGGAAACGCCTCGAAAGCATGGATGGCGT from Candidatus Pseudobacter hemicellulosilyticus encodes the following:
- the pnp gene encoding polyribonucleotide nucleotidyltransferase produces the protein MLTQPISVTFDIGGGRMVTIETGKLARQAHGSVTVRQGNCIILATVVANKEPKEGQDFFPLVVDYNEKFASAGRIPGSFFKREGRLNDYEVLISRLIDRALRPLFPEDYLCDVQVLVTLVSSDKEVMPDALACLAASAALAVSDIPIKEIISEVRVGRVDGAFVVNPSRTELAKADMDFLIAATEKNLMMVEGEAEECMEEELVKALEIAHDAIRIQIKAQEELRDKAGAGAKRDYTKPVQDEALQQKVADFAGAKVTEIARSASSKNDRSNAFDELKKALIESLGTEVEDITKKLAKKYFEDLKWELVRNVILDDRTRLDGRKLDQVRQLSMEADVLPSPHGSALFTRGETQSLTTVTLGTPLDELLVESAATSDYSKFILHYNFPPFSTGEVKMMRGPGRREVGHGNLAMRSLKKMMPGTEYPYTVRVVSDILESNGSSSMATVCAGSLALMDAGVPFPKHVGGIAMGLITRATDNKYAILSDILGDEDHLGDMDFKVTGTREGICGVQMDIKVDGLSMDIMREALAQARNGRLHILEAMYEAMPAHREEVKPHAPRMEKLFIDKEFIGAVIGPQGKIIQEIQRETGTTINIEEVGNYGEVSVFSPAKEGLDKAVSWIKGIVAVPEIGSVYEATVKGIKEFGAFVEFLPGKQGLLHISEISWKRLESMDGVLKEGDKVKVKLIGIDHKTGKFKLSRKALMAKPEGRRPENNQAAPPQEN